A genomic window from Massilia sp. METH4 includes:
- the sugE gene encoding quaternary ammonium compound efflux SMR transporter SugE produces the protein MSWIVLFVAGLLEVGWAVGLKYTAGFTKLVPSVLTLAAMAGSVGLLGLALRDLPLGTAYAVWTGIGTVGTAIYGIAVLGEPSEAARLVCIALIVSGILGLKLLSPQ, from the coding sequence ATGTCCTGGATCGTCCTGTTCGTGGCTGGCCTGCTCGAGGTCGGCTGGGCCGTCGGCCTCAAGTACACCGCCGGATTTACCAAGCTCGTACCGAGCGTGCTGACGCTGGCCGCGATGGCCGGCAGCGTGGGGCTGCTGGGCCTGGCCCTGCGTGACCTGCCGCTGGGCACGGCGTATGCCGTATGGACCGGCATCGGCACCGTGGGCACGGCCATCTACGGCATCGCGGTGCTGGGCGAGCCCTCCGAGGCTGCACGGCTCGTGTGCATCGCCCTCATCGTGTCGGGCATTCTCGGCCTGAAGCTGCTGTCGCCGCAATAA
- a CDS encoding C39 family peptidase has product MRPLLLPLMLLLPWLPAAAAAADLPFAGSGPVSLRVTSLKEARYLSTVRQQYDFSCGSAALATLLTHHYGYPLSEQQAFAQMFARGDQQRIRQEGFSLLDMKRFLAAHGFTADGFQQPLENLAKAGFPAIVLVSEHGYRHFVVVKGIQDGRVLFGDPAGGTRALSRAAFEAIWLNQLLFVIHAHAGKPRFNDKSDWAAAPRMQPGEALMRDSLQRVTLPKFDAGDF; this is encoded by the coding sequence ATGCGGCCGCTGCTATTGCCGCTGATGTTGTTGCTGCCATGGTTGCCGGCCGCGGCGGCCGCGGCCGATCTGCCGTTCGCCGGTAGCGGCCCCGTCTCGCTGCGCGTCACGAGCCTGAAGGAAGCGCGCTACCTGTCCACGGTGCGCCAGCAATACGACTTCAGTTGCGGTTCGGCGGCGCTGGCCACCTTGCTGACGCACCACTACGGGTATCCGCTAAGCGAGCAGCAGGCGTTCGCCCAAATGTTCGCCCGGGGTGACCAGCAGCGCATCCGGCAGGAAGGTTTTTCCCTGCTGGACATGAAGCGTTTCCTGGCCGCGCATGGTTTCACCGCCGACGGTTTCCAGCAGCCACTGGAGAACCTCGCAAAGGCGGGGTTCCCGGCGATCGTGCTCGTTTCCGAGCACGGCTATCGCCATTTTGTCGTGGTGAAAGGGATACAGGATGGCCGCGTGCTGTTCGGCGACCCGGCAGGCGGCACGCGGGCACTGTCGCGTGCCGCATTCGAAGCGATCTGGCTGAACCAACTCTTGTTCGTGATCCATGCCCATGCGGGGAAACCGCGCTTCAATGACAAATCCGACTGGGCGGCCGCACCGCGCATGCAGCCCGGTGAAGCGCTGATGCGCGACAGCCTGCAGCGCGTGACGCTGCCCAAATTCGACGCAGGCGATTTCTGA
- a CDS encoding NAD(P)H-dependent oxidoreductase, with translation MNILQINSSARSTGSESTRLADAIVAKLNADGKATVVRRDLAAEPHPVLDEAALQALFTPADQRTPEQAARVALDDALIAQAQAADVIVIGAPMYNFGITVQLKSWFDAIARAGVTFKYGPTGPVGLLTGKKVYVAVTRGGLHKDAPTDTQLPHLKAFLSFVGLTDVQFVFSEGHGLGADAVARARAAAEEQINAVIA, from the coding sequence ATGAACATCCTGCAGATCAATTCCAGCGCCCGCAGCACCGGTTCCGAATCCACCCGCCTGGCCGACGCGATCGTCGCGAAGCTGAACGCGGACGGCAAGGCTACCGTGGTGCGCCGCGACCTGGCCGCCGAGCCCCACCCCGTGCTGGACGAAGCCGCGCTGCAAGCGCTGTTCACGCCGGCCGACCAGCGTACGCCCGAGCAAGCGGCCCGCGTGGCGCTCGACGATGCATTGATCGCCCAGGCCCAGGCGGCGGACGTGATCGTGATCGGCGCGCCGATGTACAACTTCGGCATCACGGTGCAGCTGAAAAGCTGGTTCGACGCGATCGCCCGCGCCGGCGTCACGTTCAAGTACGGCCCCACCGGCCCCGTCGGCCTGTTGACGGGCAAGAAGGTGTACGTGGCGGTGACCCGCGGCGGCCTGCACAAGGACGCGCCCACCGACACCCAGCTGCCGCACCTGAAGGCGTTCCTGTCCTTCGTGGGCCTGACCGATGTACAGTTCGTGTTTTCCGAGGGCCATGGCCTGGGCGCCGACGCGGTCGCCCGCGCCCGCGCCGCGGCGGAAGAGCAGATCAACGCCGTGATCGCCTGA
- a CDS encoding alkene reductase: MTTLFDPITIGDLTLKNRVVMAPLTRARAVGEGRVPNALMAEYYAQRASAGLILSEATSVTPQGVGYENTPGIWSDEQVAGWKLVTEAVHAKGGKIFLQLWHVGRISDPSLLNGEAPVAPSAIAPAGHVSLLRPMRPYVVPRALETDEILGVIAAYRLGAENAKKAGFDGVEIHGANGYLLDQFLQDSTNQRTDAYGGPVENRARLLLEATDAAIDVWGADRVGVHLAPRRDSHDMGDSNPAGTFGYVARELGKRKIAFICAREAVGEDSLGPLLKKEFGGVYIANEKFSLEAAQEVLNNGTADAIAWGKDFIANPDLPERLRTGAPLNPQRPELFYAPGPEGYIDYPALA, translated from the coding sequence ATGACCACTCTGTTCGACCCCATCACGATCGGCGACCTGACGCTGAAAAACCGCGTCGTCATGGCGCCACTGACCCGTGCCCGTGCCGTGGGCGAAGGCCGCGTTCCCAATGCCTTGATGGCCGAGTACTATGCGCAGCGCGCCAGCGCCGGCCTGATCCTGTCGGAAGCGACGTCGGTCACGCCGCAGGGAGTGGGTTATGAAAACACGCCGGGCATCTGGTCCGACGAGCAGGTGGCGGGCTGGAAGCTCGTCACCGAGGCCGTGCACGCGAAAGGCGGCAAGATCTTCCTGCAACTGTGGCACGTGGGCCGCATCTCGGACCCGAGCCTCCTGAACGGCGAGGCACCAGTGGCACCGAGCGCCATCGCGCCGGCCGGCCATGTCAGCCTGCTGCGTCCGATGCGCCCCTACGTGGTACCGCGCGCGCTCGAGACGGACGAAATCCTGGGCGTGATCGCCGCGTATCGCCTGGGTGCGGAAAACGCGAAGAAAGCAGGCTTCGATGGCGTGGAGATTCATGGCGCCAACGGTTACCTGCTCGACCAGTTCCTGCAGGACAGCACGAACCAGCGTACCGATGCCTACGGCGGCCCGGTCGAGAACCGCGCCCGCCTGCTGCTGGAAGCGACCGATGCCGCGATCGACGTCTGGGGGGCCGACCGCGTGGGCGTGCACCTGGCGCCGCGCCGCGACAGCCACGACATGGGCGACTCGAATCCGGCCGGCACGTTCGGTTACGTGGCGCGCGAACTGGGCAAGCGCAAGATCGCATTCATCTGCGCGCGCGAAGCGGTCGGGGAAGACAGCCTGGGGCCGCTGCTGAAGAAGGAATTCGGCGGGGTGTACATCGCCAACGAGAAATTCAGTCTGGAAGCCGCCCAGGAAGTGCTGAACAACGGCACGGCCGACGCGATCGCCTGGGGCAAGGACTTCATCGCCAACCCCGACCTGCCGGAACGCCTGCGCACGGGCGCCCCGCTGAACCCGCAGCGCCCGGAGCTGTTCTACGCGCCGGGCCCGGAGGGTTACATCGACTACCCGGCGCTCGCCTGA
- a CDS encoding MBL fold metallo-hydrolase: MNQLSRSLFAAALLAAAGTTFAAAPMVKTQAPGFYRTMVGDFEVTVLSDGTVDLPMDKLLNEKPARLQGALAKHFLKAPVETSVNTFLINTGSKLVLVDTGAGGLFGPTLGKLLASLKAAGYQPEQVDEIYITHLHPDHIGGLGSADKAAFPNAVVRADKHDADFWLSKEKGEAAPADKKAYFENAQGALAAYAGANRFKPFEGNTELVPGIRATSSYGHTPGHTSYVVESRGEKLVLIGDVMHAKFIQFDDPSVTIAFDSDTKAALASRKAAFADAAKGGYLIGAAHLPFPGMGHLRSAGKGYEFVPVNYTVPR; encoded by the coding sequence ATGAACCAGCTCTCCCGCTCGCTGTTTGCCGCCGCGCTGCTCGCCGCTGCCGGCACCACCTTTGCCGCCGCCCCCATGGTGAAGACGCAGGCGCCCGGCTTTTATCGCACGATGGTAGGCGACTTCGAAGTCACGGTACTGTCCGATGGCACGGTCGACCTGCCGATGGACAAGCTGCTCAATGAAAAACCGGCCAGGCTGCAAGGCGCGCTGGCGAAGCATTTTCTGAAGGCGCCGGTGGAAACGTCGGTTAACACCTTCCTGATCAATACGGGAAGCAAGCTGGTACTGGTGGACACCGGCGCCGGCGGCCTGTTCGGCCCGACCCTGGGCAAGCTGCTGGCAAGCCTGAAGGCGGCCGGGTACCAGCCGGAACAGGTGGACGAAATCTATATCACGCACTTGCACCCCGACCATATCGGCGGCCTGGGCAGTGCGGACAAGGCGGCGTTCCCCAACGCCGTGGTGCGCGCCGACAAGCACGACGCGGATTTCTGGCTGAGCAAGGAAAAGGGGGAAGCGGCACCGGCGGACAAGAAGGCGTATTTCGAGAACGCCCAGGGCGCGCTGGCCGCCTATGCCGGTGCCAACCGCTTCAAGCCCTTCGAAGGCAATACGGAACTGGTGCCGGGCATCCGTGCCACGTCCAGCTACGGCCACACGCCGGGGCATACGAGTTATGTGGTGGAAAGCCGCGGCGAGAAGCTGGTGCTGATCGGCGACGTCATGCACGCCAAGTTCATCCAGTTCGACGACCCGTCGGTCACGATCGCCTTCGACAGCGACACGAAGGCCGCGCTGGCCTCGCGTAAGGCGGCGTTCGCCGACGCCGCGAAGGGCGGATACCTGATCGGCGCCGCCCACTTGCCTTTCCCGGGCATGGGGCATTTGCGCAGCGCCGGCAAGGGCTATGAATTCGTGCCGGTGAACTACACCGTGCCGCGCTGA
- a CDS encoding LysR family transcriptional regulator has product MELDPADLLLFARIVETGSFSQAAERTQLPKSTVSRRLSLLEARLGERLLQRTTRRLVLTEFGASLLEHARKVAEETEAAGALAQHRQGAPRGLLKVSMPADFANEVMGSLLPGFMARYPAISLQFDLSPRRVDLLAEGFDLAVRMGALPDDATLAARPVVLSTWALYASPSYTVLRGLPSHPDELFRHDLLGLSRTAAGLAPWKLLRGKMQWEREVPVRMTGNSPELLARLAAAGAGIASCTDRYAAPLVAAGTLVKVLPDWSFPSVTGWAVFPGRRLMPAKTRVFLDMLEAHYSENR; this is encoded by the coding sequence ATGGAACTCGATCCGGCCGACTTGCTGCTGTTCGCGCGCATTGTCGAAACGGGCAGCTTCAGCCAGGCGGCCGAGCGGACGCAGCTGCCGAAGTCGACGGTCTCGCGCCGCCTGTCGCTGCTGGAGGCGCGGCTGGGCGAACGGCTGCTGCAGAGGACCACGCGCCGCCTCGTGTTGACGGAATTCGGCGCCAGCCTGCTCGAGCATGCACGCAAGGTCGCGGAGGAAACGGAAGCGGCGGGCGCGCTGGCGCAGCACCGGCAGGGAGCGCCCAGGGGCTTGCTGAAGGTGTCGATGCCGGCCGATTTCGCCAATGAGGTGATGGGCAGCCTGCTGCCGGGTTTCATGGCGCGCTATCCGGCGATCTCGCTGCAATTCGACCTGTCGCCGCGGCGGGTGGACCTGCTGGCCGAAGGCTTCGACCTGGCGGTGCGGATGGGCGCGCTGCCGGACGACGCCACGCTGGCGGCCAGGCCGGTGGTGCTCAGCACGTGGGCGCTGTACGCGTCGCCCTCGTACACGGTGCTGCGCGGCCTGCCGTCGCATCCGGACGAGCTGTTCAGGCACGACCTGCTGGGCCTGTCCCGCACGGCGGCCGGCCTGGCGCCATGGAAGCTGTTGCGCGGAAAGATGCAGTGGGAGCGCGAGGTACCCGTGCGGATGACGGGCAACTCACCGGAATTGCTGGCGCGGCTGGCTGCCGCCGGCGCCGGCATCGCCAGCTGCACCGACCGCTACGCCGCGCCGCTCGTCGCCGCCGGCACCCTGGTCAAGGTGCTTCCTGACTGGAGCTTCCCATCCGTCACCGGCTGGGCCGTCTTCCCCGGCCGCCGGCTGATGCCCGCGAAAACCCGCGTGTTTCTCGACATGCTCGAAGCGCACTACAGCGAGAACCGGTGA
- a CDS encoding helix-turn-helix transcriptional regulator, with product MTDIDIDAIHKALANPVRRDILAWLKEPEAHFADQLHPLSLGVCASMIDTRCGLSQSTVSGHLAILQKAGLVTVTRLGQWNMFKRNEEVIAAFLDHINTGL from the coding sequence ATGACGGACATCGACATCGACGCCATCCACAAGGCACTGGCCAATCCGGTTCGCCGCGACATCCTCGCGTGGCTGAAGGAACCGGAAGCGCACTTTGCCGACCAGCTCCACCCGCTCAGCCTGGGCGTGTGCGCGAGCATGATCGACACGCGCTGCGGCCTGTCGCAATCGACGGTGTCGGGCCACCTGGCGATCCTGCAAAAGGCGGGACTCGTCACGGTGACGCGGCTGGGACAATGGAATATGTTCAAGCGCAACGAAGAAGTCATCGCTGCTTTCCTCGATCACATCAACACCGGCCTGTGA
- a CDS encoding acyltransferase, translated as MSSSPRLDGLDTLRALAIVLVFANHYMSFVTHEDTFGFVSKVGWTGVDLFFTLSGYLIGNQILAALRAGAFSPGKFAARRLLRTLPNYYVVLALYAFWPPFIDGTRHAPWWQYLTFTLNFDLVPGTRFSHSWSLCVEEQFYFALPLAALAIVRCRRPVALGWLLLAGGVVAGMWFRELGWQEARPPAWGNGAFYTEVYYATLCRFDELLAGVALAMVRQCHAPLWGRITAFGNWTLAAGILVTAVAWKLFLDDHFGHAVTVFGYPLLALGFALLVLAALSPGSLLARVRIPGAGSVAIWSYAIYLTHKQLCVVLAKALRPAGIDPAGPVGIAILAAASALAGWLLFKLVETPFMLLRERYVPAAARQPAPAAASA; from the coding sequence ATGTCATCCTCCCCCCGCCTGGACGGCCTGGACACGCTGCGCGCCCTCGCGATCGTGCTGGTGTTCGCCAACCATTACATGAGCTTCGTCACGCACGAGGACACGTTCGGCTTCGTCAGCAAGGTCGGCTGGACGGGCGTCGACCTGTTCTTCACGCTGTCCGGCTACCTGATCGGCAATCAGATCCTGGCAGCCCTGCGCGCCGGCGCGTTCTCGCCAGGAAAGTTTGCGGCACGGCGGCTCCTGCGCACGCTGCCCAACTATTATGTGGTGCTGGCCCTGTATGCGTTCTGGCCGCCGTTCATCGATGGCACGCGCCATGCCCCCTGGTGGCAATACCTCACGTTCACGCTGAACTTCGACCTGGTGCCCGGCACGCGGTTTTCCCATTCCTGGTCGCTGTGCGTGGAAGAGCAGTTCTATTTCGCGCTGCCGCTGGCGGCGCTGGCCATCGTACGCTGCCGGCGCCCCGTGGCGCTGGGCTGGCTGTTGCTGGCGGGCGGCGTGGTTGCCGGCATGTGGTTCCGCGAACTGGGCTGGCAGGAGGCCCGACCGCCAGCCTGGGGTAATGGCGCGTTCTATACGGAGGTGTACTACGCCACCCTGTGCCGCTTCGACGAATTGCTGGCCGGTGTTGCGCTGGCGATGGTGCGGCAATGCCACGCGCCGCTGTGGGGGCGCATTACCGCTTTCGGCAATTGGACGCTGGCCGCCGGCATCCTCGTCACGGCCGTGGCATGGAAGCTGTTCCTGGACGACCACTTCGGCCACGCCGTCACCGTGTTCGGCTATCCCTTGCTGGCGCTGGGCTTCGCGCTGCTGGTCCTGGCGGCGCTGAGCCCTGGCTCGCTGCTCGCCCGGGTGCGCATTCCAGGTGCCGGCAGCGTGGCCATATGGTCGTACGCGATCTACCTGACGCACAAGCAACTTTGCGTGGTGTTGGCAAAGGCGCTGCGGCCGGCCGGTATCGACCCGGCCGGGCCGGTCGGTATCGCGATTCTTGCGGCAGCCAGCGCGCTGGCCGGCTGGCTGCTGTTCAAGCTGGTCGAAACGCCATTCATGCTGCTGCGGGAGCGCTATGTGCCGGCCGCCGCGCGCCAGCCGGCGCCTGCGGCCGCGTCGGCTTGA
- a CDS encoding pirin family protein → MSNTVETVTRPRTVERVIQGQAVMDGAGVKINRVLTQPLQRRLDPFLMLDNFGSEEASDYLAGFPDHPHRGFETVTYMLTGRMRHRDSAGNEGLLENGGVQWMTAGRGVIHSEMPEQEEGLMEGFQLWLNLPAKDKLMKPWYKDFKAAEIPSFTTAEGATVRVIAGASHGVAGAVQRDVTEPLYLDVELPAGVTLSQALATGHNAFLYPYRGSVTVGGKAVAERSMAILANDAAADGVTVTAQEAARFTLIAGRPLNEPIAQYGPFVMNTQQEIHQAVEDFRAGRLGEEAHGRA, encoded by the coding sequence ATGAGCAATACCGTAGAGACCGTCACCCGCCCGCGCACCGTGGAGCGCGTGATCCAGGGCCAGGCCGTGATGGATGGCGCCGGCGTGAAGATCAACCGCGTGCTCACGCAGCCGCTGCAGCGCCGCCTCGATCCCTTCCTGATGCTGGACAATTTCGGTTCCGAAGAAGCCAGCGATTACCTCGCCGGCTTCCCGGACCACCCCCATCGCGGCTTCGAGACGGTGACGTACATGCTCACCGGCCGCATGCGCCACCGGGACAGCGCCGGCAACGAAGGCTTGCTGGAGAATGGCGGCGTGCAATGGATGACGGCCGGCCGCGGCGTGATCCACTCCGAGATGCCGGAACAGGAAGAAGGCTTGATGGAGGGCTTCCAGCTATGGCTGAACCTGCCGGCGAAGGACAAGCTGATGAAGCCCTGGTACAAGGATTTCAAGGCGGCCGAGATTCCCTCGTTCACCACGGCCGAAGGCGCCACCGTGCGGGTGATCGCCGGCGCCAGCCACGGCGTGGCGGGCGCGGTGCAGCGCGACGTGACCGAACCGCTGTACCTCGACGTGGAGCTGCCCGCCGGCGTCACGCTCAGCCAGGCGCTGGCGACCGGCCACAATGCCTTCCTGTACCCGTATCGCGGCAGCGTGACGGTGGGCGGCAAGGCGGTGGCGGAACGCAGCATGGCGATCCTGGCCAATGACGCGGCGGCCGACGGCGTTACCGTCACGGCGCAGGAGGCGGCGCGCTTCACCCTGATCGCCGGCCGCCCCCTGAACGAGCCGATCGCCCAGTACGGCCCGTTCGTGATGAACACGCAGCAGGAAATCCACCAGGCGGTGGAAGACTTCCGCGCCGGCCGCCTGGGCGAGGAGGCCCACGGCCGGGCCTGA
- a CDS encoding succinylglutamate desuccinylase/aspartoacylase family protein, translating into MSRAPHFRSIQYTGQGPGPRVVIMGAVHGNETAGTQAIGRVMAQLDSGELAIVNGSVTFVPVANPLAYAKGERAGERNLNRSLFPKPHPQDFEDRVANWLCPLLAAHDVLLDLHSFNSPGEPFVMVGPRDNDGPLEPFRHEREERALARVLGVRRFVDGWLRTYGAGVQRRLRDDAQLDTVLRYGVGTTEFMRTTGGYALTLECGQHDDPRAPDVAWRAIMNTLAHLGCIDAPRPEPIARDRMEILSMCEVHDKADDADAFSRPWSSFDRVRQGEEIGRRADGTPVLAETDGVILFPDSGAKANHEWYYLARVNSEF; encoded by the coding sequence ATGAGCCGCGCACCGCACTTTCGTTCCATCCAGTACACGGGCCAGGGCCCCGGGCCCCGCGTCGTGATCATGGGCGCCGTGCACGGCAATGAAACGGCCGGCACGCAGGCCATCGGCCGCGTAATGGCCCAGCTCGACAGCGGCGAACTCGCCATCGTGAACGGCAGCGTCACCTTCGTGCCCGTCGCTAACCCGCTGGCTTACGCGAAGGGCGAGCGGGCTGGCGAACGCAACCTGAACCGCAGCCTGTTTCCGAAACCCCATCCCCAGGATTTCGAGGACCGCGTCGCCAATTGGCTATGCCCTCTGCTGGCAGCCCATGACGTGCTGCTGGACCTGCATTCGTTCAACTCGCCCGGCGAACCATTCGTGATGGTGGGCCCGCGCGACAACGACGGCCCGCTGGAACCTTTCCGCCATGAACGGGAAGAACGGGCGCTGGCCCGCGTGCTGGGCGTGCGCCGGTTCGTCGATGGCTGGCTGCGTACCTATGGTGCCGGCGTGCAGCGCCGCCTGCGCGACGATGCGCAACTGGACACGGTGCTGCGCTACGGCGTCGGCACGACCGAATTCATGCGCACGACGGGCGGCTATGCGTTGACGCTGGAATGCGGCCAGCACGACGACCCGCGGGCGCCCGACGTGGCGTGGCGCGCCATCATGAACACGCTGGCGCACCTGGGCTGCATCGATGCGCCGCGTCCGGAACCGATCGCGCGCGACCGCATGGAAATTCTGTCGATGTGCGAGGTGCACGACAAGGCCGACGATGCGGATGCCTTCAGCCGGCCCTGGTCCAGTTTCGACCGCGTGCGGCAAGGCGAGGAAATCGGCCGCCGGGCCGACGGCACCCCCGTGCTGGCCGAGACGGACGGGGTGATCCTGTTCCCGGACAGCGGGGCGAAGGCCAACCACGAGTGGTATTACCTGGCGCGGGTGAACTCGGAATTCTAG
- a CDS encoding PEP-CTERM sorting domain-containing protein: MSLSAKTALATAVLLLSATAAQAEITVYTSQSSYLSAVGTTGVDTFDDLEIDEYEGPLTRTAGDYSYELSTAPDAESAGLWGASDDDVDFWVTPAWSGDGLVFALNGQVAGAGGFFFGSDLSGFSTPLESITLTATDSTGATLTYTVEAPEVNSFVGFVTDSRLTSLTVQSGDVDVWTTANDLHISAAVPEPETFGMLLAGLGLLGYAARRKQRKA; the protein is encoded by the coding sequence ATGTCCCTCTCTGCGAAAACCGCCCTCGCCACCGCTGTCCTGCTGCTGTCCGCCACTGCCGCGCAGGCCGAGATCACCGTCTATACCAGCCAGTCTTCCTACCTGTCCGCGGTCGGCACTACCGGCGTGGATACCTTCGACGACCTGGAGATCGATGAGTATGAAGGCCCCCTCACGCGCACCGCCGGGGATTATTCGTACGAACTGAGCACCGCCCCCGACGCCGAATCGGCGGGGCTGTGGGGCGCGAGCGACGACGATGTCGACTTCTGGGTGACTCCCGCCTGGAGTGGGGACGGCCTCGTGTTCGCGCTGAACGGCCAGGTCGCGGGCGCCGGCGGGTTCTTCTTCGGGTCCGACCTGTCGGGCTTTTCCACGCCGCTCGAATCGATCACCCTCACGGCAACGGACAGCACGGGTGCCACGCTGACCTACACGGTCGAGGCGCCGGAAGTGAACTCGTTCGTTGGCTTCGTCACGGACAGCAGGCTCACCTCGCTGACGGTGCAGTCGGGCGACGTGGACGTCTGGACCACGGCAAACGACTTGCACATTTCCGCGGCGGTACCCGAACCGGAAACCTTCGGCATGCTGCTGGCCGGCCTGGGCCTGCTGGGCTACGCCGCGCGCCGCAAGCAGCGCAAGGCGTGA
- a CDS encoding sigma-54 dependent transcriptional regulator — protein MPAPDPATGVMLRAAADFDVRTARDPAQAREFLRAHPVPVAIVVLGRPVGTRALEELLREHPRTRWVALCSPAALDDAACRRLVAEHCIDFHTAPVEAARLRQTLGHAHGMARLEAALATQPRAAEPPAAESQFARLTGNSEAIARLRRQLRKVAAADAPVLIWGESGTGKELAARSVHEGSARAAGPFVPINCGAIPANLVQSELFGHERGAFTGAGRARPGLIESAAGGSVFLDEIGDLPLDMQANLLRFLQEKTIYRLGGTRPLPVDVRVIAASHVRLEEAVARGTFREDLYYRLNVLALEMPALRERREDVPALAETFFRDHARERSAHVRGFSHGALEAMRAHHWPGNVRELHNRVRRAAVMAEGRLIQPHDLGLDTAAMPPLPLHGARVQAERRVIEAGLGAGKSITHVARELGVSRMTVYRLMAKHRIAPPARKREP, from the coding sequence ATGCCCGCGCCCGACCCCGCAACCGGGGTAATGCTGCGCGCGGCCGCCGATTTCGACGTGCGCACGGCGCGCGACCCTGCCCAGGCACGCGAGTTTCTCCGCGCGCACCCGGTGCCCGTCGCCATCGTCGTGCTCGGCAGACCAGTGGGGACAAGGGCACTGGAGGAACTGTTGCGCGAACATCCGCGCACCCGGTGGGTCGCGCTGTGCAGCCCCGCCGCGCTGGACGACGCCGCGTGCCGCCGCCTGGTTGCCGAGCATTGCATCGATTTTCACACCGCCCCCGTCGAGGCGGCGCGGCTGAGGCAGACACTGGGCCACGCCCATGGCATGGCGAGGCTGGAGGCCGCGCTTGCCACGCAGCCCCGCGCAGCGGAGCCGCCGGCGGCCGAGTCGCAGTTCGCCCGCCTGACGGGCAACAGCGAAGCGATCGCGCGGCTGCGGCGGCAGTTGCGCAAGGTGGCGGCCGCCGATGCGCCAGTGCTCATCTGGGGCGAAAGCGGCACCGGCAAGGAGCTGGCCGCCCGCTCCGTGCATGAAGGGTCGGCGCGCGCGGCGGGCCCCTTCGTGCCGATCAATTGCGGCGCGATCCCCGCCAACCTGGTGCAGTCCGAGCTGTTCGGCCACGAGCGGGGCGCGTTCACCGGTGCCGGGCGGGCACGCCCCGGGTTGATCGAGTCGGCCGCCGGCGGCTCGGTCTTCCTCGACGAGATCGGCGACCTGCCGCTCGACATGCAGGCCAACCTGCTGCGCTTCCTGCAGGAAAAGACCATCTACCGCCTGGGCGGCACCCGGCCGCTGCCGGTCGACGTGCGCGTGATCGCGGCGTCCCACGTGCGGCTGGAAGAAGCGGTGGCGCGCGGCACATTCCGCGAAGACCTGTACTACCGCCTCAACGTGCTGGCGCTGGAAATGCCGGCGCTGCGCGAGCGGCGCGAGGACGTGCCCGCGCTCGCCGAAACCTTTTTCCGCGACCATGCGCGCGAGCGCTCGGCGCACGTGCGCGGCTTTTCGCACGGCGCGCTGGAAGCGATGCGCGCCCATCACTGGCCCGGCAATGTGCGCGAACTGCATAACCGCGTGCGGCGCGCCGCCGTGATGGCGGAAGGCAGGCTGATTCAACCCCACGACCTGGGGCTGGACACCGCGGCCATGCCCCCGCTGCCCCTGCATGGCGCCCGAGTGCAGGCCGAACGGCGCGTCATCGAGGCCGGCCTCGGTGCCGGCAAGAGCATCACCCACGTGGCGCGCGAGCTGGGCGTCTCGCGCATGACCGTGTACCGGCTGATGGCCAAGCACCGCATCGCTCCGCCGGCGCGCAAGCGCGAGCCCTAG